A window from Vigna angularis cultivar LongXiaoDou No.4 chromosome 7, ASM1680809v1, whole genome shotgun sequence encodes these proteins:
- the LOC108336815 gene encoding GDSL esterase/lipase 7, producing the protein MEKSLKILWVICIIITQQLALLANASNSRKRIVPALYVFGDSTVDAGNNNNINTLAKANAFPYGIDFNNCSTGRFSNGRTLADLIAIRLGLPMPPPYLGVNKSRRHQVIRGINYASASCGILNSTRAGDCLSLDKQIEYFTSTVANDLPRSIHSKTKLRHYLANSLYLLSIGSNDYMLNYFKYPNGTNNNLNPEKYADYLLEQLVSRIKRIYDLGARKFVVSRIGQIGCTPVSIIRTPYSQKCNEDINQKVKYYSNKLPGKLQELQTQLSHSHFINLDNYNFSQKIRNSPENFGFKYIFDSCVQGRKPCANRNEYYFFDFAHPTEATNKIYANECFSGTHLCLPYNILKLIHAN; encoded by the exons atggaaaaaagCTTAAAAATTCTCTGGGTTATTTGCATAATCATAACTCAACAATTAGCATTATTGGCCAATGCCTCAAATTCTAGAAAGAGGATTGTGCCAGCTTTGTACGTTTTTGGTGATTCAACTGTAGACGCTGGAAAtaacaacaacatcaacacaCTTGCCAAGGCAAATGCATTTCCCTATGGCATTGACTTCAATAACTGTTCTACAGGAAGGTTTAGCAATGGAAGAACCCTTGCTGACCTTATTg CAATTAGATTGGGTTTGCCAATGCCACCTCCATACTTAGGTGTGAACAAGTCTAGGAGACATCAAGTAATCAGAGGAATTAACTATGCATCAGCATCTTGTGGAATCTTGAATTCAACTAGAGCA GGGGATTGTTTGTCTTTAGACAAACAAATTGAATACTTCACCTCAACTGTGGCCAACGATCTTCCAAGAAGCATACATAGCAAAACAAAACTAAGACATTACTTAGCCAATTCCTTATATCTCTTATCAATTGGATCTAATGATTACATGTTGAATTATTTCAAGTATCCAAATGGAACCAATAACAATCTAAATCCAGAAAAATATGCAGATTACCTACTTGAACAACTGGTTTCACGTATCAAG AGAATTTATGATCTTGGAGCTCGAAAGTTTGTGGTAAGTAGAATTGGTCAAATTGGTTGCACACCAGTATCTATTATAAGGACACCATATTCTCAAAAATGCAATGAAGATATAAATCAAAAGGTTAAATACTACTCAAACAAACTCCCTGGGAAGCTACAAGAGCTGCAAACTCAACTCTCACATTCACACTTTATTAATTTGGATAATTACAATTTCTcccaaaaaataagaaattctcCCGAAAACTTTG ggttcaaatatatttttgactCGTGTGTCCAAGGAAGGAAACCTTGTGCAAACCggaatgaatattatttttttgacttTGCTCACCCTACTGAagctacaaataaaatatatgcaaATGAGTGTTTTAGTGGAACCCATTTGTGTCTTCCTTacaatattttgaaattgattcatgcaaattaa